GTTTGACATTCATCATCGGCTTCAGAAGGACAGCCCAATTCTTCTTCCAAAGACACAAGTTTCGAggttctttcttctttcttggAGGCGTGTCTCTGGTGTTGTGCCGTTGGCCAATCATTGGAATGTTGGTGGAGAGTTACGGCTTTGTGCTTTTATTCAGGTAAGTCCAGCTAGATATTTGTGAGAAAAGGGCTTCTAATGAGTCTGTCTcaaaaaatgataataataataataataataataataatgattaaagctgcaagcagcgttgggcgggccctcgcacttgtagcgcgtccgcgcgtgagccggccgagttgcatattctggagctctgccggtgcggctgtgaatttcctacgcggttccgacgccgcatga
The Micropterus dolomieu isolate WLL.071019.BEF.003 ecotype Adirondacks unplaced genomic scaffold, ASM2129224v1 contig_9807, whole genome shotgun sequence DNA segment above includes these coding regions:
- the golt1a gene encoding vesicle transport protein GOT1A; amino-acid sequence: MAAITEFQKMGTGLVGFGLFFLLIGVLLYFDSVLLAFGNILFLLGLTFIIGFRRTAQFFFQRHKFRGSFFFLGGVSLVLCRWPIIGMLVESYGFVLLFR